The genomic segment ACTTGGACACAACCGGCAAATTTTTGACTCAACCATTTTCCTAACCCATAAATAAACGGATCGCCTGAAGCTAACAGCACCAATTCATCTTGGTTTACATCATACGAACGAATTAATGTTTCCAAATCTCCAAGTTTTTTTGGTGCAATCACACCTTTATGATGAAATTTTTCTGGAACACTTTCAATTTGACGTTGTGCACCAATAATTGCACATGCCTTTTCCATAACATCATCA from the Dysgonomonas mossii genome contains:
- a CDS encoding SAM-dependent methyltransferase; this encodes MEKACAIIGAQRQIESVPEKFHHKGVIAPKKLGDLETLIRSYDVNQDELVLLASGDPFIYGLGKWLSQKFAGCVQVMPGISSMQYMASKIALPMNDAFLTSSHAKTPNFDLIMSLDKVFMVTD